CCAACCCGCCAGCGTTGTCTATGATGGCAATGGCAACCTCTACGTGGCCGACACCGGCAATGCCGCCATCCGCAAAATCGTCCTCGCCACCGGCCAGGTCACCACACTGGTGCTTACTACAGCCACCACCACCGGCACCAACAGCGGCACTTCGCCGTCGCCTGACACCGGCAACAACTCCGGCGGCGGCGGTGGATCGGTTTCCCTCTGGTATTTTGTATTATTCACCATGTTTGCCGCCATCCGTCTGGGGTGGCGCTGGAAAAACAAACGCTAATATCCCACTGATACAAACCCGTATTCCTTTCGCAACTCGTCAACTTCACCGTGCGGCCGCTCAGCCACGCCCCACCCAATAATTTGGCTCACGCTTCATGTGCATCACGGCAACAATCAAGATGCCATCCGGCCTTTTTTGGTAAACCAATCCATATGGAAACCGATTCACCCGGCACCGCCGTGTGCGTGGTGAAAGTTTCTGCTATGCATCAGGGAAATTGACGATTCGCTGTAACGCCTCGGTGACTTCTTCCCGAAAATCATCTCCCAGGCCGACAACCTCTGCGTTATAATAATCAATCGCGTCACGGTATTCCGCCGCTGCGACAGCCAGAAACCGCACGCTCGCACTCATCGTTTGCCTCTGTATGCCAGCACCTCCGCCGCTGCGACAGTTTTTCCCTGTCCCGCATCATGCGCGTCAATGCGCGCTTCCACCTCATGCGCCCAGACTGCATCTATTTTGACCTGACGGCGCGCATCAATGCTTTCCAAGAGCTGGGCAGCCAGTCGCGCCCTCGCCCTGGGGGGGCAGTTTGAGCGCATGGGTTGTAATCTCGTGCGTTGACATGGCGGGACATTTAAACTGCTGCATCCCATTTTGCAAGCATGTTGGCTTTGGGCCTTGCTACGGAAACCAAATGCAGATGTGCGTTTTTGCCCGGCGACTCCCAATGTACTGAATGTCACCGGCAAGACACACGGCATGCCCACTCGTAACGACGCCATCGGCGCAATCGTACTCGGCCAAACCCAAGCGCAAAAACGGTTAACTCGACACATGTCCCGAAATCTTCCAGGATTTCCTTAACAAGCTGCAGAACAATACTCTGGCAGACAGGTGCTCGTCGTCATGGAAGCAGGCTGCAACAGCCTGACCAATGAATCAGGACGAGAAATGTTCCAACAACATTCCCACCACCCGATCCTGCAAAAAACGTTCAACGGCGGCGCGCATGGGGCGGGCGCCAAGGGTCTTGTGAAAACCGGCTCGCAGGATCGTCTCTATGTCAGCAGGCGTAATCT
This genomic stretch from Termitidicoccus mucosus harbors:
- a CDS encoding addiction module protein; translation: MCRVNRFCAWVWPSTIAPMASLRVGMPCVLPVTFSTLGVAGQKRTSAFGFRSKAQSQHACKMGCSSLNVPPCQRTRLQPMRSNCPPRARARLAAQLLESIDARRQVKIDAVWAHEVEARIDAHDAGQGKTVAAAEVLAYRGKR